One genomic window of Quercus lobata isolate SW786 chromosome 9, ValleyOak3.0 Primary Assembly, whole genome shotgun sequence includes the following:
- the LOC115961340 gene encoding pectinesterase inhibitor 4-like, protein MEAYRSYTISYAYHALTILLSLLFLSNFHTTLASTPSTTTENYNTHIKTACNSTTYPTECNNDLLPFASKIEANPQKLCNTALSVSLKAAKNCSSTISKLSKNQGLTKSEVAIIKDCMENVKDSIDQLNQSLSAMEQLGSSNVKAQIDNIKTWVSAALTDETTCTDGFDGMTVSNTVKNTISNSILSVSKRISNALALINRFYPN, encoded by the coding sequence atggaAGCCTATAGGTCCTATACAATTTCATATGCATATCATGCTCTCACAATTCTTCTAAGTCTTCTATTCCTCTCAAACTTTCATACAACCTTAGCCTCAACTCCTTCCACCACCACCGAAAACTACAATACCCATATCAAAACCGCTTGCAATTCAACCACATACCCAACAGAATGCAACAATGACCTCTTACCCTTCGCCTCCAAAATCGAAGCAAACCCTCAAAAGCTTTGCAACACTGCCCTCTCTGTATCTTTAAAAGCCGCAAAAAACTGTTCCTCAACGATATCAAAGCTATCCAAGAACCAGGGATTGACGAAGAGTGAAGTGGCAATCATTAAGGATTGCATGGAGAACGTCAAGGACTCCATTGACCAGCTCAATCAATCTTTATCCGCAATGGAACAGCTTGGAAGCTCTAATGTGAAGGCTCAGATTGATAATATAAAGACTTGGGTCAGTGCTGCTTTAACAGATGAAACTACATGCACAGATGGGTTTGATGGCATGACTGTTAGCAACACTGTGAAGAACACAATCAGTAATAGTATTCTTAGTGTTTCTAAGCGAATTAGCAATGCTTTGGCTCTTATTAATCGTTTTTACCCCAACTAA